Proteins from a genomic interval of Stenotrophomonas maltophilia R551-3:
- a CDS encoding DUF3299 domain-containing protein: MNRSVLIGLACCLGLLGCTQAGGGTATVTAAPAAAQPATTEAPIDRWDALRPDEVTYQRPPPLIGLSRNGMDGVGGLIDDTGSGTPPGQEIDHSSPDRAKQFGSSQVVETADGRAVDLDGYVVPLGTNDAGLVDELLFVPFYGACIHVPPPPPNQIIHVTLATPIALGDLWDPYRLAGRLQVKRFDADIASASYDAAAATLTAIHN; this comes from the coding sequence GCGGGTGGGGGCACCGCGACCGTCACCGCGGCACCGGCAGCGGCGCAGCCGGCCACGACCGAGGCGCCCATCGACCGCTGGGATGCACTGCGGCCTGACGAAGTGACCTACCAGCGCCCGCCGCCGCTGATCGGCCTGTCACGCAATGGCATGGACGGGGTGGGCGGGCTGATCGACGACACCGGCTCGGGCACGCCACCGGGGCAGGAGATCGACCATTCCAGTCCCGATCGCGCCAAGCAGTTCGGTTCATCGCAGGTGGTCGAAACTGCCGATGGCCGCGCCGTTGACCTGGATGGCTACGTGGTGCCGCTGGGCACCAACGACGCAGGACTGGTCGACGAACTGTTGTTCGTGCCGTTCTACGGGGCCTGCATCCATGTGCCGCCACCGCCGCCGAACCAGATCATCCATGTGACCCTGGCCACGCCGATCGCGCTGGGCGACCTGTGGGATCCGTACCGGTTGGCCGGTCGCCTGCAGGTCAAGCGCTTCGATGCGGATATAGCCAGCGCGTCCTACGACGCCGCAGCGGCGACGCTGACGGCGATCCACAACTGA